A genomic region of Streptosporangium lutulentum contains the following coding sequences:
- a CDS encoding ABC transporter permease: MSTTGFAPIQVSPAQAVRHSLALAGRGVAKLRKSPVQLVDVILTPVVFLLMFVYLFGGAIAGGDLDGYVQAIVPGIMVMTVLQASVGIGVSLNADTSTGVFDRFRSMPVARSAPLIGAVLADLVRYVVSLAVLLGLAVVMGYRIQTGPVAALAGVGLLLAFGLSFSWLSVYIGMLVKTPGSVTGLTTILILPLTFASNVFIPTQTMPGWLRVWSDVNPVSLMSDAMRGLLNGGAVAGPLLGGLAWMAGAIVIFFPLAMRAYRKNAA, translated from the coding sequence ATGAGCACGACCGGTTTCGCCCCGATCCAGGTGAGCCCTGCGCAGGCCGTCCGACACAGCCTGGCCCTGGCCGGACGCGGTGTCGCCAAGCTGCGCAAGTCCCCCGTGCAGCTCGTGGACGTCATCCTGACGCCGGTGGTGTTCCTGCTGATGTTCGTCTACCTGTTCGGCGGCGCGATCGCGGGCGGCGACCTCGACGGCTACGTGCAGGCGATCGTGCCCGGCATCATGGTGATGACGGTCTTGCAGGCCAGTGTCGGCATCGGCGTCTCGCTCAACGCCGACACGAGCACCGGGGTCTTCGACCGCTTCCGCAGCATGCCGGTCGCGCGCTCCGCGCCGCTGATCGGCGCCGTACTGGCCGACCTCGTGCGTTACGTGGTGTCGCTGGCCGTCCTCCTGGGCCTGGCGGTGGTCATGGGCTATCGCATCCAGACCGGCCCGGTCGCCGCTCTGGCGGGTGTGGGGCTGCTGCTGGCCTTCGGGCTGAGCTTCTCCTGGCTGTCGGTCTACATCGGCATGCTGGTCAAGACGCCCGGGTCGGTGACCGGCCTGACGACCATCCTGATCCTGCCGCTCACCTTCGCCAGCAATGTGTTCATCCCGACCCAGACCATGCCCGGCTGGCTGCGGGTCTGGTCCGACGTCAACCCGGTCAGCCTGATGTCCGACGCCATGCGCGGTCTGCTGAACGGCGGCGCGGTCGCCGGGCCTCTGCTGGGCGGCCTGGCCTGGATGGCCGGTGCGATCGTGATCTTCTTCCCCCTGGCCATGCGGGCCTACCGCAAGAACGCCGCCTAG
- a CDS encoding VOC family protein, giving the protein MSVRRIVPNIESEALEESAEFYGLLGLEEVMNHGWIMTLASPSAPTVQVSVMTGDKTAPVTSDMSIEVDDVDAAYAAMCDSGAEIVHPLQDEEWGVRRFFVRDPNGRVVNVLGHR; this is encoded by the coding sequence ATGTCAGTACGTCGAATCGTCCCCAACATTGAGTCCGAAGCCCTGGAGGAGAGCGCGGAGTTCTACGGCCTCCTGGGCCTGGAGGAGGTCATGAACCACGGCTGGATCATGACCCTCGCCTCTCCGTCCGCTCCCACGGTGCAGGTCAGCGTCATGACCGGCGACAAGACGGCACCCGTCACCTCGGACATGAGCATCGAGGTGGATGATGTGGACGCCGCCTATGCGGCCATGTGCGACAGCGGTGCCGAGATCGTGCATCCGTTGCAGGACGAGGAGTGGGGCGTCCGCCGGTTCTTCGTCCGCGACCCGAACGGCCGTGTGGTCAACGTCCTGGGGCACCGCTGA
- a CDS encoding ATP-binding cassette domain-containing protein, protein MEAIRAEGLVKRYGDMVALDGVDLEVQAGRVVAVLGPNGAGKTTAVRILATLMRPDGGRAVVGGHDVVRDPVRVRGLIGLTGQYASVDEGLSGLENLILLGRLLNLSKREAKARAAELLERFELTEAAGRPISSFSGGMRRRLDLAASLVGRPRILFLDEPTTGLDPHTRNGLWDVVRALVSDGTTVLLTTQYLEEADQLADRITVIDRGKVVAEGRPGELKRQIGGQIMHVRPTLATDMDAVGRILAELTGSTPNRDENTGLLSAPAADPLLVSALARRLDLSGIPTDELGLRLPSLDEVFLALTGHNAATERNAA, encoded by the coding sequence ATGGAAGCGATTCGAGCCGAAGGGCTGGTCAAACGGTACGGCGACATGGTTGCGCTGGACGGGGTCGATCTGGAGGTCCAGGCGGGCAGGGTGGTGGCGGTGCTCGGACCGAACGGGGCCGGCAAGACCACCGCCGTGCGGATCCTGGCGACACTGATGCGGCCCGACGGCGGCCGGGCCGTGGTCGGCGGCCACGACGTGGTGCGGGACCCGGTGCGGGTACGCGGCCTCATCGGCCTCACCGGGCAGTACGCCTCGGTGGACGAGGGCCTGTCCGGCCTCGAGAATTTGATCCTGCTGGGCCGCCTGCTCAACCTGTCCAAGCGTGAGGCCAAGGCGCGGGCCGCCGAACTGCTGGAGCGCTTCGAGCTCACCGAAGCCGCCGGCCGGCCGATCAGCAGCTTCTCCGGCGGCATGCGGCGCAGGCTGGACCTGGCGGCGAGCCTGGTCGGACGTCCACGGATCCTGTTCCTGGACGAGCCGACCACCGGCCTGGACCCGCACACCCGCAACGGGCTCTGGGACGTGGTGCGCGCCCTGGTGTCCGATGGCACCACGGTCCTGCTCACCACGCAGTACCTGGAGGAGGCCGACCAGCTCGCCGACCGGATCACCGTGATCGACCGCGGCAAGGTGGTCGCCGAAGGGCGGCCGGGCGAGCTGAAGCGCCAGATCGGCGGGCAGATCATGCACGTACGCCCGACCCTGGCCACCGACATGGACGCGGTCGGCCGCATCCTGGCCGAGCTCACCGGCAGCACACCGAACCGCGATGAGAACACCGGCCTGCTGAGTGCGCCGGCCGCCGATCCCCTGCTGGTCTCCGCCCTGGCCAGAAGACTCGACCTGTCCGGCATCCCCACCGACGAGCTGGGCCTGCGCCTGCCCAGCCTGGACGAGGTCTTCCTGGCGCTCACCGGACACAACGCCGCCACCGAGAGGAACGCAGCATGA
- a CDS encoding BTAD domain-containing putative transcriptional regulator, whose amino-acid sequence MRIVVLGPVKAYSGDAEPVEISGTRLRMLLARLVMDPGRPVSAETLIDDLWGEQAPAGAASALQGLVSRLRKVLRTAATLDLVAGGYRLSVNAEDVDACQFEELAARGRRDLAAGRHKEAAATLGAALGLWQGEALADVLEAPFADHVATRLNNLRAAAAEDRLDAELHLGRHAEALTDLESSAARNPLSERLAGLRMRALAAAGRQGDALAVYEEIRGRLGDELGVDPAPALQEIHLALLRGEMERPMTRAEAAPSRLPAQLTSFVGREAELARLAGLLSTGRLVTIVGPGGAGKTRLSLEAVARDPAYRLGRVWFVSLAGVSVPDQLADAVLGALKSSDGRLYEAGRSAPLDRVSELLDVGDAVLLLDNCEHLVEAAAELADQLLVRLPQLRVLATSREPLAITGEALCHLGSLEVPRDSAEAAEAEAVRLFVDRAVSVRPGFALEESTVEAVVEICWRLDGMPLALELAAAKLRSMSVDQIVRRLDDRFRLLTSGSRSALPRQRTLLAMVEWSWDLLEEPERALSRRLAAFPGGATLPALEAVCPDASLPAGDIVYVLGSLVEKSIVHQSGDRYRMLETIRAYASGRLAESDDDIGGPFSGYFLALAEEHEPLLRTRDQLAAIAVFDAEYDNLVHALRQAVDVGDEATASRFVGAMFWYWGVSGMSTQFETYLRYGGVLPGQARAAFGVVRASMDADSAGAREFHPARPLMRMAQLAFPAEESSLEEALASPDPWVRAGAHWAEDFLLTEQGDLSSGASSREAALRGFEEVGDRWGLVISLLPLGRDHSLRGEYGQAIATFERAVALSSELGAEDYLYLSRARLARERRRSGDLDGALRDIQAAHRRARERGHRRMEVNILVGLANVHRLSGDLVRADQILDDLEALVQRRAIPEELAGDLIVSTRLENRLMEGDAVQARKLMPDAVGSLITQGYSAGLAWAAELLAGLRALEDDPSGAATALGMSQVIRGEFDHGEPELRALVERLTARLGEDGYAQAYHLGAETPRKDAIDRLAGHVLAG is encoded by the coding sequence GTGCGAATTGTGGTGCTTGGTCCGGTCAAGGCATATTCGGGAGACGCCGAACCCGTCGAGATCAGCGGTACGCGGTTGCGTATGCTGCTGGCCAGGCTCGTCATGGATCCGGGCCGCCCCGTTTCGGCCGAGACCCTGATCGACGACCTTTGGGGCGAGCAGGCACCCGCGGGAGCGGCCAGTGCGCTGCAGGGACTGGTGTCCCGGTTGCGCAAGGTCCTGCGTACGGCGGCGACCTTGGACCTGGTGGCCGGCGGCTACCGGCTGTCGGTGAACGCCGAGGACGTGGACGCCTGCCAGTTCGAGGAGCTGGCCGCCCGAGGGCGGCGGGACCTGGCCGCGGGCAGGCACAAGGAGGCGGCCGCGACGCTCGGCGCGGCGCTCGGCCTGTGGCAGGGCGAGGCCCTGGCCGACGTGCTGGAAGCGCCGTTCGCCGACCACGTCGCCACCAGGCTGAACAACCTGCGCGCCGCGGCCGCCGAAGACCGCCTCGACGCCGAGCTGCACCTGGGCAGGCATGCCGAGGCGCTGACCGACCTGGAGTCGTCGGCCGCCCGCAATCCGCTGAGCGAGCGGCTGGCCGGGCTGCGGATGCGCGCCCTGGCCGCGGCCGGCCGCCAGGGGGACGCCCTGGCGGTGTACGAGGAGATCCGGGGCAGACTCGGCGACGAGCTCGGCGTCGATCCCGCGCCCGCGTTGCAGGAGATCCACCTCGCGCTGCTGCGCGGCGAGATGGAGCGGCCCATGACCCGGGCGGAGGCCGCGCCGAGCCGCCTGCCCGCCCAGCTCACCAGTTTCGTGGGCAGGGAGGCGGAGCTGGCGCGGCTGGCCGGACTGCTGTCCACCGGCCGCCTGGTCACCATCGTCGGCCCCGGCGGCGCGGGCAAGACCCGGCTGTCACTGGAGGCCGTGGCCAGGGATCCGGCCTACCGGCTCGGCCGCGTGTGGTTCGTCTCGCTGGCCGGCGTGAGCGTGCCCGACCAGCTCGCCGACGCGGTGCTGGGAGCACTCAAATCCTCCGACGGCCGCCTGTACGAGGCCGGCAGGTCCGCGCCGCTCGACCGGGTGAGCGAGCTGCTCGACGTCGGCGACGCCGTACTGCTGCTGGACAACTGCGAGCACCTGGTGGAGGCCGCCGCCGAGCTGGCCGACCAGTTGCTGGTACGGCTGCCGCAGCTCAGGGTCCTCGCCACCAGCCGGGAACCGCTGGCGATCACCGGTGAGGCGCTGTGTCACCTGGGTTCGCTGGAGGTGCCGAGAGACTCGGCGGAGGCGGCCGAGGCGGAGGCCGTACGCCTCTTCGTCGACAGGGCGGTGAGTGTCCGGCCGGGATTCGCTTTAGAGGAATCCACGGTCGAGGCCGTGGTGGAGATCTGCTGGCGGCTGGACGGCATGCCGCTGGCGCTGGAGCTGGCGGCGGCCAAGCTGCGCTCGATGAGCGTGGACCAGATCGTCCGCCGCCTGGATGACCGGTTCCGGCTGCTCACCTCGGGCAGCAGGTCCGCGCTGCCGCGCCAGCGCACCCTTCTCGCGATGGTCGAGTGGAGCTGGGACCTGCTGGAGGAGCCGGAACGAGCGCTGTCGAGGCGCCTGGCGGCCTTCCCCGGCGGGGCGACCCTGCCCGCGCTGGAAGCCGTCTGCCCTGATGCGTCGCTGCCGGCCGGCGACATCGTCTACGTGCTCGGTTCTCTGGTCGAGAAGTCCATCGTCCACCAGTCCGGCGACCGGTACCGGATGCTGGAGACGATCCGCGCCTACGCGTCGGGCAGGCTCGCCGAGTCCGATGACGACATCGGCGGGCCGTTCTCCGGCTACTTCCTCGCACTGGCCGAGGAGCACGAGCCGCTGCTGCGGACCAGGGACCAGCTGGCGGCGATCGCCGTCTTCGACGCCGAGTACGACAACCTGGTGCACGCGCTGCGCCAGGCGGTGGACGTCGGCGACGAGGCGACGGCCTCCCGGTTCGTCGGCGCGATGTTCTGGTACTGGGGCGTCAGCGGCATGAGCACCCAGTTCGAAACCTACCTCCGGTACGGCGGAGTGCTACCCGGGCAGGCCAGGGCGGCCTTCGGCGTGGTGAGGGCGAGCATGGACGCCGACTCGGCCGGCGCGCGGGAGTTCCATCCGGCCAGGCCGCTGATGCGGATGGCGCAGCTGGCCTTCCCCGCCGAGGAGTCCAGCCTGGAGGAGGCGCTGGCCTCGCCCGACCCCTGGGTGCGGGCCGGCGCGCACTGGGCCGAGGATTTCCTCCTGACCGAGCAGGGCGATCTGAGCTCCGGGGCCTCCTCCCGGGAGGCGGCACTGCGCGGCTTCGAGGAGGTAGGCGATCGCTGGGGCCTGGTGATCAGTCTGCTGCCGCTGGGCCGCGACCACTCCTTACGCGGCGAGTACGGCCAGGCCATCGCCACCTTCGAGCGTGCCGTGGCTCTCAGCTCCGAGCTGGGCGCCGAGGACTACCTCTACCTCAGCCGGGCCAGACTCGCCCGCGAACGCAGGCGCAGCGGCGACCTGGACGGCGCGCTGCGCGACATCCAGGCGGCGCACCGCCGGGCCAGGGAGCGTGGCCACCGCCGTATGGAGGTGAACATCCTGGTCGGCCTGGCCAACGTCCACCGCCTCTCCGGCGACCTGGTGCGGGCCGACCAGATCCTGGACGACCTGGAGGCCCTGGTCCAGCGCCGCGCCATCCCCGAAGAACTGGCCGGAGACCTGATCGTGAGCACCCGCCTGGAGAACCGGCTCATGGAGGGCGACGCCGTGCAGGCAAGGAAGCTGATGCCGGACGCCGTCGGCTCCCTGATCACCCAGGGCTACAGCGCCGGCCTGGCCTGGGCCGCCGAACTGCTGGCCGGGTTGCGGGCGCTGGAGGACGACCCGTCGGGCGCGGCCACCGCGCTCGGCATGAGCCAGGTGATCCGCGGCGAGTTCGACCACGGCGAGCCCGAGCTGCGCGCCCTGGTCGAGCGGCTCACCGCGCGACTGGGTGAAGACGGCTACGCCCAGGCGTATCACCTGGGCGCGGAGACGCCGCGTAAGGACGCGATCGACCGGCTGGCCGGTCACGTCCTGGCGGGCTAG